In Halorhabdus rudnickae, the following proteins share a genomic window:
- a CDS encoding AAA family ATPase, translated as MPDRDEVINEILERVSNEGVPDEHMDLCESLLMDNYGSLEYTVDKLKLQHLDIENFRVIDGDSIDFSNEKTILFGENEEGKTSSLEAVRFNLLGLQEDQRIKLTGPIRDGKSALSTTGNWSVDGSDHLIRRTLTNGSGYTETIRLNTDPQDLNDIGWGSPNTQEEVSRAVGLWPIESKQLGRYNTFSLFCLMPGNFKIFLKWQKKSKFIDMLFGINLASVITESSRYRNNELELSEDEKTAAEDLADVESRISNLQEDLEDLSQDKENVEARLNDRKSELRRVQELLGDKDELEDLETQETEIKRQINKLQDERQEHLSELRAVEQKINRYQEMDMGEHLHEPSQELQKFMSVPDRCPICTNDVDDDQRRRLLNDGDCPLCRKSVPSDRIEIGTERDVEEKIVEREQREEALEEALEQRQRIDGEIEFLESRIDDYEEELQNVRSQIQQSDEKELLDRKDELRSTVEDLEQKATNIQIDLNARTEKIEDLRDDRLPELEELYESRKEKVEKKDSLKTFERVVQNQINREREGIRENLASSMKKLLNLFEKGTFSDAFDVDFSSNGGYEFTIRVRDGDDIPSNRPNENSNEGKLTALLFHTAILEQLMEHDETLPLRLFIIDSPYSESPDTRNTPDITNFLQQLPQILPEFQLILGIADTDMADIDTFSDQYNIVEF; from the coding sequence ATGCCCGATCGTGACGAGGTAATCAACGAGATCCTGGAGCGGGTCTCCAACGAAGGGGTTCCAGATGAACATATGGATCTCTGTGAGTCCCTTCTGATGGACAACTATGGGAGTCTTGAGTATACAGTTGATAAGTTGAAGCTCCAACACTTAGACATCGAGAATTTCAGGGTGATTGATGGGGATTCTATTGATTTCAGTAACGAGAAAACGATCTTGTTTGGGGAGAATGAAGAGGGGAAAACAAGCTCATTAGAGGCTGTCCGATTTAATCTCCTTGGGCTGCAAGAGGATCAGCGGATCAAGCTCACAGGACCAATTCGAGATGGTAAGTCGGCGCTTTCCACGACTGGGAACTGGTCAGTAGATGGATCTGACCATTTGATTCGACGAACTCTAACTAATGGTAGCGGTTACACCGAAACTATTCGACTTAACACAGATCCACAAGACTTGAATGATATTGGGTGGGGTAGTCCGAATACCCAAGAAGAAGTTTCACGAGCCGTTGGGCTTTGGCCGATTGAGTCCAAGCAACTTGGAAGATACAATACATTCTCTCTGTTCTGCTTGATGCCAGGTAATTTCAAGATATTCTTGAAATGGCAGAAGAAGAGCAAATTTATCGATATGCTCTTCGGGATAAATCTTGCTTCCGTCATCACTGAAAGTTCTCGATACCGCAATAACGAACTTGAATTATCAGAGGACGAGAAGACTGCCGCAGAAGATCTTGCTGACGTGGAAAGTAGGATATCCAACCTCCAAGAAGACTTAGAGGATCTTAGCCAGGATAAAGAGAACGTAGAAGCGAGACTTAATGATCGTAAATCAGAACTTCGTAGAGTCCAGGAATTACTGGGTGATAAAGATGAACTCGAGGACTTAGAAACGCAAGAGACAGAGATCAAAAGGCAGATCAATAAGCTTCAGGACGAGCGTCAGGAGCATCTATCCGAACTCAGGGCAGTCGAGCAGAAGATTAATCGGTACCAGGAGATGGACATGGGGGAGCATCTTCATGAACCTTCCCAGGAACTTCAGAAGTTTATGAGTGTCCCGGATAGATGTCCGATTTGTACAAATGATGTTGATGACGATCAGCGTCGTCGACTCTTGAACGATGGAGATTGTCCTCTCTGTAGAAAAAGCGTTCCGTCGGATCGTATTGAAATTGGGACGGAACGGGACGTTGAGGAAAAGATCGTTGAACGCGAACAACGAGAAGAAGCGTTGGAAGAAGCACTGGAACAGCGGCAACGGATTGATGGAGAAATAGAGTTCCTTGAGTCTCGTATCGACGATTACGAGGAGGAACTTCAAAACGTCAGATCTCAGATTCAACAATCGGATGAGAAAGAACTGCTCGACAGGAAAGACGAATTGCGGTCTACTGTGGAGGACTTGGAGCAGAAGGCAACCAATATACAAATCGATCTTAATGCTAGGACTGAGAAGATTGAGGACCTACGAGACGATCGCCTCCCTGAGCTAGAAGAACTCTACGAGAGTAGGAAGGAGAAGGTCGAGAAAAAAGATTCCCTCAAAACATTTGAGAGAGTTGTTCAGAACCAAATTAATAGAGAACGCGAAGGGATAAGAGAGAATCTGGCGTCGTCGATGAAGAAGCTCTTAAACTTGTTCGAAAAAGGGACGTTCTCTGACGCCTTTGACGTAGATTTCAGTTCAAACGGCGGATATGAATTCACTATCCGAGTTCGGGATGGAGACGACATACCCTCTAATCGACCGAATGAGAACTCTAATGAGGGCAAACTTACGGCCCTTCTGTTCCACACAGCTATACTCGAACAGTTGATGGAACACGACGAGACGCTTCCACTTCGTCTATTCATCATTGATTCCCCCTATTCTGAGTCACCAGATACTCGGAACACACCGGATATCACAAACTTCCTTCAGCAACTCCCCCAAATCCTTCCAGAATTCCAGCTTATTCTTGGGATTGCAGACACCGATATGGCTGACATAGATACATTTTCCGACCAATATAATATAGTTGAGTTCTAA
- a CDS encoding ATP-binding protein has product MENQSFPSDLSKWTWETIESLSDLNHPENTYLEYKQYLQYPGSPGTTESEWRQNVEREFTAFANASGGIIVFGMRDDTKPRPFEPPEHDISQTVKQYIHDTIPIVQTEVTTIPTPSEDTNRVLVAVRIHEAARKPVATSDSSFYVRINDQKQPMNREQVESRFVETDRRQQAVRQLEMELDTFVETYEETFCDYRLLDQPPDYHLIDREGLKEVFRENTHLYTDERTSEIIQSILAKLREIDSHERHYGRMLNGVVFNPYEDRKQMNKKTRMQFRDMVDKLYELVQQLCEQTDIQTP; this is encoded by the coding sequence ATGGAGAACCAATCATTCCCGTCGGATCTCTCTAAGTGGACGTGGGAGACTATTGAGTCCCTCTCTGATCTCAATCACCCAGAGAACACGTATCTCGAATACAAGCAGTACCTCCAGTATCCCGGCAGTCCTGGCACAACTGAATCTGAGTGGCGACAGAACGTTGAGCGAGAATTCACCGCGTTTGCGAACGCGAGTGGGGGAATCATCGTCTTCGGGATGCGTGACGACACTAAACCTCGACCCTTCGAGCCGCCAGAACACGACATATCGCAGACCGTCAAGCAGTATATTCATGACACAATACCCATCGTCCAGACGGAAGTTACCACGATTCCTACCCCGAGTGAGGACACAAATAGGGTCCTCGTCGCAGTCCGCATCCACGAGGCAGCACGCAAACCTGTCGCCACTTCTGATTCTTCTTTCTACGTTAGGATTAACGACCAAAAACAGCCGATGAATCGAGAACAGGTCGAGTCACGATTTGTCGAAACTGACCGACGCCAACAGGCCGTTCGACAACTAGAAATGGAACTGGATACCTTTGTCGAGACCTACGAAGAAACATTCTGTGACTACCGTCTCCTTGACCAGCCCCCAGACTACCATCTAATAGATCGAGAGGGACTCAAAGAAGTATTCCGAGAAAACACGCACCTCTATACCGACGAACGTACTTCAGAGATTATTCAGAGTATCTTGGCTAAACTTCGAGAAATAGACTCTCATGAGCGTCATTACGGTCGGATGCTCAATGGTGTCGTATTTAACCCATACGAGGATCGCAAGCAGATGAATAAGAAGACACGAATGCAGTTCCGAGATATGGTGGATAAATTATACGAATTGGTGCAACAGCTCTGCGAACAGACTGACATCCAGACACCCTAG
- a CDS encoding tRNA (N(6)-L-threonylcarbamoyladenosine(37)-C(2))-methylthiotransferase, producing MARYHIETYGCTSNRGESQAIERALRDGGHHPAPDPDRADVAILNTCTVVEKTERNMLRRAEELDAQTPADLVITGCMALAQGDAFREAGIDAEILHWDDVPEYVRNGECPTTTPDTEILMDGVTGILPIARGCLSDCSYCITKQATGTIDSPSIADNVGKARRLLEAGAREIRITGQDTGVYGLDDGEHKLPELLRRICELPGDFRVRVGMANPKGVYGMREELAAVFAEYDELYNFLHAPVQSGSDDVLDDMRRRHRTPQFIEIIDAFEERLDYWTLATDFIVGFPTESESDFRASMDLLERVEPEKLNVTRFSKRPGTDAAEMDGLGGTKKKERSKAMTDLKMDVVGAAHEAMVGERRRLLLVEDGTEDSLVGYDEAHRQVAVPGAESMGLALGEFVDVEITGHNTVYALGEPV from the coding sequence ATGGCCCGCTACCACATCGAGACCTACGGCTGTACGTCCAACCGGGGCGAGAGCCAGGCGATCGAGCGGGCCCTCCGCGACGGCGGCCACCACCCGGCGCCCGACCCCGATCGGGCTGACGTGGCGATCCTCAACACCTGTACGGTCGTCGAGAAGACCGAGCGCAACATGCTCCGGCGGGCCGAAGAACTCGACGCACAGACGCCGGCAGACCTCGTAATAACCGGCTGTATGGCCCTCGCCCAGGGAGATGCCTTCCGGGAGGCCGGCATCGACGCCGAGATCCTCCACTGGGACGACGTCCCGGAGTACGTTCGCAACGGCGAGTGCCCGACCACGACCCCAGATACTGAGATCCTCATGGACGGAGTGACGGGAATCTTGCCCATCGCTCGTGGTTGTCTGTCGGACTGTTCGTACTGCATCACCAAGCAGGCCACGGGGACGATCGACTCTCCCTCTATTGCGGACAACGTCGGAAAGGCCCGCCGGTTGCTCGAAGCCGGCGCTCGCGAGATCCGGATTACGGGCCAGGATACCGGTGTCTACGGACTCGACGACGGCGAACACAAGCTCCCGGAACTCCTCCGACGGATCTGTGAACTCCCCGGAGATTTCCGCGTTCGCGTCGGCATGGCCAATCCAAAGGGTGTCTACGGCATGCGCGAGGAACTCGCCGCTGTCTTCGCCGAGTACGACGAACTCTACAACTTCTTGCACGCACCCGTCCAATCCGGAAGTGATGACGTCCTCGACGACATGCGTCGTCGCCACCGCACCCCGCAGTTTATCGAGATCATCGACGCGTTCGAGGAGCGACTCGACTACTGGACGCTCGCGACGGACTTCATCGTCGGCTTCCCGACCGAGAGTGAATCGGACTTCCGGGCGAGTATGGACCTGCTCGAACGCGTCGAACCGGAGAAGCTCAACGTCACGCGCTTCTCGAAGCGGCCCGGGACCGACGCCGCCGAGATGGACGGGCTGGGCGGCACGAAAAAGAAGGAGCGATCGAAGGCGATGACTGACCTGAAGATGGACGTGGTCGGCGCCGCCCACGAGGCGATGGTCGGCGAGCGGCGGCGGCTGCTGCTCGTCGAGGACGGAACCGAGGATTCGCTGGTCGGCTACGACGAGGCCCACCGGCAGGTCGCCGTTCCCGGGGCCGAGTCGATGGGGCTCGCGCTGGGCGAGTTCGTCGACGTCGAGATCACCGGCCACAATACCGTCTACGCCCTGGGTGAACCCGTCTGA
- the amrB gene encoding AmmeMemoRadiSam system protein B, giving the protein MTNVRDPAVSGRFYAGDERALREQIASVYAHEIGPGSRPDVQPGEPSIAGLVVPHAGLPFSGPVAAHAYAALAVSGRPDTVVVVGPNHTGVGEPVALPGSDDWRTPLGDLPVDKALRGVLSETTEATVDERAHAGEHAAEVQLPFLQDLSDELSILPISLRRQDGETARRLGSTIEEAIDEATVVIASSDFTHYEPHEKALERDELALDRIRADNPDGLLETVEREGLSVCGYGAIATMLRAVDGESEVLAHATSGDTAGSKDEVVGYAAVAVE; this is encoded by the coding sequence ATGACCAACGTCCGCGATCCAGCTGTCTCCGGGCGGTTCTACGCCGGCGACGAACGGGCGTTACGCGAACAGATCGCCTCAGTTTACGCCCACGAGATCGGACCGGGATCCCGTCCAGACGTCCAACCCGGAGAGCCGTCGATCGCCGGGCTGGTCGTTCCACACGCCGGACTGCCGTTCTCCGGTCCCGTCGCAGCACACGCTTACGCTGCGCTGGCTGTGTCAGGGCGTCCGGACACCGTTGTCGTCGTCGGCCCGAACCACACGGGCGTCGGGGAGCCGGTGGCACTCCCCGGATCCGATGACTGGCGGACGCCGCTGGGTGACCTCCCCGTCGACAAAGCGTTACGAGGCGTACTCTCTGAGACGACAGAAGCCACGGTCGACGAGCGCGCTCACGCCGGGGAACACGCCGCCGAGGTACAACTGCCCTTCCTTCAGGACCTGTCCGATGAGCTCTCGATCCTGCCGATCAGCCTCCGGCGACAGGACGGCGAGACGGCCCGTCGACTCGGATCGACGATCGAGGAGGCGATCGACGAGGCGACCGTCGTCATCGCCTCCAGCGACTTCACTCACTACGAGCCCCACGAGAAGGCCCTCGAACGCGACGAGCTCGCTCTCGACCGGATCCGCGCCGACAATCCGGACGGACTCCTCGAAACGGTCGAACGCGAGGGACTGTCGGTCTGTGGCTACGGCGCGATCGCGACGATGCTGCGGGCCGTCGACGGCGAGAGTGAGGTACTCGCCCACGCGACGAGCGGTGACACTGCCGGCTCGAAGGACGAGGTGGTCGGGTACGCCGCAGTGGCGGTCGAATGA
- a CDS encoding DUF5805 domain-containing protein — translation MPDEESTSRSAVKTYIPAYQKDAWREHADDLDMSQSEFVRTMVQAGRRHYASDEEFSPDELSGSNSQEARDSEDLTEQIETLLAEQGPLTWEELLAALTDDVESRLDEGLDELQASNTVKYSGRDGGYTLTRS, via the coding sequence ATGCCGGACGAAGAGTCGACGTCAAGGTCTGCTGTCAAGACGTACATTCCGGCCTACCAAAAAGATGCCTGGCGCGAACACGCTGACGACCTCGATATGAGTCAAAGCGAGTTTGTCCGGACGATGGTCCAGGCCGGCCGTAGACACTACGCTTCGGATGAGGAGTTCTCTCCGGACGAACTCTCGGGGTCGAATTCCCAGGAGGCCCGTGACTCTGAGGACCTCACCGAACAGATCGAGACGCTGCTTGCGGAACAAGGCCCACTTACCTGGGAAGAACTGCTCGCGGCGTTGACCGACGACGTCGAGTCACGACTCGACGAGGGTCTCGACGAACTCCAAGCGTCGAACACGGTCAAGTACAGTGGTCGAGACGGCGGTTACACGCTCACTCGATCATGA
- a CDS encoding tyrosine-type recombinase/integrase, translating into MSTDRTAPESVEDPIEYFLTDIAFQGKSERTQEAYERVLRDFAASLDRTELAEATHRDCMAWIHDQRNGHSESTIATYASYLHRFYSYMTQIGTFESNPMAIVVEELDESIDSDPARRDVSIEAMQRFVDGVAHPLERAVIVTLVKTGMRVGELCNLDQRDLHLAEDLREDVTIRPSLEGRANTLYVSSEPARGEVINGEERSASNKRRRDTVIPVDDDLATTLRAWLDVRPDPVSQADPLFVSTRDNWGRRLTTDAVHHVVTTHAREWGWYDDGGGVEENVTPHYFRHFFTTHLRDRTGDRGIVKYLRGDVAQDVIDTYTHDWGGRVRDVYERNVYELPTPEYCTGSNS; encoded by the coding sequence ATGAGTACGGACAGAACTGCTCCTGAGAGCGTCGAGGACCCGATCGAGTACTTCTTGACCGACATCGCCTTCCAGGGCAAAAGCGAGCGGACACAGGAAGCCTACGAACGCGTTCTGCGGGACTTTGCGGCCTCGCTCGACAGGACCGAGCTCGCGGAAGCGACTCATCGCGACTGTATGGCCTGGATCCACGACCAGCGTAATGGTCACTCCGAAAGTACGATCGCCACGTATGCGTCGTACCTCCATCGGTTTTATTCGTATATGACCCAAATCGGGACGTTCGAATCGAACCCGATGGCGATTGTCGTTGAGGAACTCGACGAGAGTATCGATTCGGATCCCGCTCGGCGTGACGTTTCGATCGAAGCGATGCAGCGGTTCGTCGACGGGGTCGCTCACCCTCTTGAGCGGGCAGTGATCGTGACGCTGGTGAAAACAGGAATGCGTGTCGGTGAACTCTGCAACCTCGATCAGCGTGATCTGCACCTCGCCGAGGACCTCCGGGAAGACGTCACAATCCGGCCGAGTTTGGAGGGCCGGGCGAACACGCTGTATGTCTCCAGCGAACCGGCGCGCGGAGAGGTCATCAACGGCGAGGAGCGCTCGGCATCCAACAAGCGCCGCCGGGATACAGTAATCCCAGTCGACGACGACCTGGCGACGACGCTTCGAGCGTGGCTGGACGTACGCCCGGATCCTGTCTCCCAGGCCGATCCGCTGTTCGTCAGTACGCGAGATAACTGGGGCCGACGGCTGACGACCGACGCCGTTCATCACGTCGTCACGACTCATGCGCGGGAGTGGGGCTGGTACGATGACGGCGGTGGCGTCGAGGAGAACGTCACTCCGCACTACTTTCGGCATTTCTTCACGACACACCTCCGTGATCGCACTGGGGATCGTGGGATCGTCAAGTACCTCCGTGGTGACGTCGCCCAAGACGTGATTGACACGTACACTCACGATTGGGGCGGCCGAGTCCGAGATGTCTACGAACGGAATGTCTACGAACTTCCCACTCCGGAGTACTGTACTGGTTCAAACTCATAA
- the pfkB gene encoding 1-phosphofructokinase — translation MILTVTPNPAVDQTIKLNEEIESNIVQRSAEAQFNSGGNGINVSQFLRALGSETVSTGIVGGFTGYFIEQDLEGYDVPTDFVSVEGETRINTTILTPTSEYHVNQKGPKADEDAVDNLIETVREYDPTTINIGGSLPPEMGPADIDRIDAAGDWNTAVEVHGEVLTALDREYEYCKPNREELEAATEMEIDSVDDCAEAAKALQEKGYERVIASMGSDGAVMVTPGETLYAPALEVDVVDTIGAGDSMLAAILWAYEQGWNNEQALRAGIAASAQLVSVMGPSVHELNPETTMDQVTVWSLDG, via the coding sequence ATGATATTGACAGTCACACCGAATCCAGCAGTCGACCAGACGATCAAGCTGAACGAGGAAATAGAATCGAATATCGTCCAGCGGAGTGCCGAGGCACAGTTCAACTCGGGAGGCAACGGGATCAACGTCTCACAGTTCCTCCGGGCACTGGGGTCCGAAACGGTCTCGACCGGCATCGTCGGCGGATTCACGGGCTATTTCATCGAGCAGGATCTCGAGGGGTACGACGTGCCCACGGACTTCGTCTCGGTCGAGGGTGAAACTCGCATCAACACCACGATACTCACACCCACAAGTGAGTACCACGTAAACCAAAAAGGCCCGAAAGCAGACGAAGACGCCGTCGACAATTTGATTGAAACCGTCCGGGAGTACGATCCGACGACGATCAACATCGGTGGCAGTCTGCCGCCGGAAATGGGTCCGGCGGACATCGATCGGATCGACGCGGCCGGTGACTGGAACACCGCTGTCGAGGTCCATGGCGAGGTCTTGACCGCCCTTGATCGGGAGTACGAGTACTGCAAGCCGAACCGCGAGGAATTGGAGGCCGCGACCGAGATGGAGATCGATTCGGTCGACGACTGTGCCGAGGCGGCGAAGGCACTACAGGAGAAGGGATACGAACGCGTGATCGCGTCGATGGGGAGCGACGGCGCGGTGATGGTCACACCCGGGGAGACACTCTATGCACCGGCGCTGGAAGTCGACGTCGTCGATACGATCGGCGCGGGCGATTCCATGTTGGCTGCAATCCTGTGGGCGTACGAACAGGGCTGGAACAACGAACAGGCCCTTCGGGCCGGCATCGCCGCGTCTGCTCAACTCGTCAGTGTGATGGGACCGAGTGTCCACGAGCTCAACCCGGAAACGACGATGGATCAGGTCACGGTCTGGTCGCTTGACGGGTAA
- a CDS encoding DUF6414 family protein, with amino-acid sequence MGFRDRLSNLLGRKTGDEQSPSGESSESGSTGESSDGEPDVEADDRRYERELREFVYLDRDSVVSLLASIEGAIKQERIEQIGSRSTERVAGGVNASISGVGAKVEGEQVEMGESSSEVVHNYAIQSLFDQLDQHRQHDEDIGLIDAAERIEVDVSKVTRGKILRVDVELDTHYLYRFYKVMMYLQENIPEAVGPEDEDVLKLIESMFGTEIPVSGRVLGFQVRDGRIQSGDPDDSDGEPLRIVGQLNALKLWQDVPDALFDEEEYTIFCRVEEIYDEESWHPLSLAQKIETVSPPLAQLLTEFMERAAALAKEEADNQTSDDVDLCDWIDTLAEFDERAGLDEVGDDLHRQFMTEYVVKEGIPALSPSAGTELIDFYSDYAAYLRDHDVTLSKGDEAEATDYMIFDEYTSMSTEGEITDDDPLQIESQIVAIYW; translated from the coding sequence ATGGGATTTAGAGATCGGCTTTCGAATCTACTGGGCAGAAAGACTGGAGACGAACAATCTCCTAGCGGTGAGTCGTCGGAGAGCGGGTCTACCGGGGAATCCAGTGACGGAGAACCAGATGTTGAAGCAGACGATCGTAGGTACGAGAGGGAGCTCCGGGAGTTTGTTTATCTGGATCGAGATAGTGTTGTGAGTCTTCTTGCGTCGATCGAGGGTGCCATCAAGCAGGAACGGATTGAGCAGATTGGGAGTCGGTCAACGGAGCGTGTTGCTGGTGGTGTGAATGCGAGTATTTCTGGAGTAGGCGCGAAGGTAGAGGGCGAGCAGGTGGAAATGGGGGAGAGTTCCTCTGAAGTGGTACACAACTACGCGATTCAGTCGCTCTTCGATCAGTTAGATCAGCATCGGCAGCATGACGAGGATATCGGTCTCATTGATGCTGCGGAGAGAATTGAGGTAGATGTGTCCAAAGTAACCCGAGGAAAAATTCTACGGGTTGATGTTGAATTGGATACGCACTACCTGTATCGGTTTTATAAGGTTATGATGTATCTTCAAGAGAATATTCCCGAGGCAGTCGGTCCAGAGGACGAAGATGTACTGAAGCTTATTGAGTCGATGTTTGGAACGGAGATTCCAGTGAGTGGACGCGTTCTCGGTTTCCAGGTGAGGGATGGGCGAATTCAGTCTGGTGACCCGGACGATTCCGACGGAGAGCCGCTTCGTATCGTGGGTCAGTTGAATGCGCTGAAGCTCTGGCAAGACGTTCCTGATGCCCTTTTTGACGAGGAAGAATACACAATCTTCTGCCGTGTCGAGGAGATATATGACGAAGAGTCGTGGCACCCGCTGAGCCTCGCACAAAAAATCGAAACGGTCTCCCCGCCGCTGGCTCAGCTATTAACCGAGTTTATGGAACGTGCGGCGGCCCTCGCCAAAGAGGAGGCGGACAATCAGACCAGTGACGATGTGGACCTATGTGATTGGATAGATACGCTTGCGGAATTTGATGAGCGAGCAGGCCTTGATGAAGTCGGGGACGACCTTCACCGGCAATTCATGACTGAGTATGTAGTCAAAGAGGGAATTCCTGCACTCTCTCCATCTGCTGGGACAGAACTGATTGACTTCTACTCTGATTATGCAGCGTATCTCCGGGACCACGATGTCACCCTCTCGAAAGGAGATGAAGCGGAGGCTACTGACTACATGATATTCGACGAATACACGTCTATGAGTACCGAAGGAGAAATAACAGATGACGATCCCCTCCAAATCGAATCGCAAATAGTCGCCATCTATTGGTGA
- a CDS encoding ATP-binding protein: protein MADNRVLQVLATEGQHLLINDNGDIIRVANDISRQVTPGDFVEVANQYGRDQAKRVAREDDPAGQHAIVERSTGEHLLVQTETGKRILSKPDVDVSPGDGVLLTDLGEFYKVFEEDIVDLGNDGENLGREVNDTNPSDLDPDNVPNKQYSDFGGMDEVVEEVKYKVEVPLKEPERFEDVGMDAPKGVLFYGPPGTGKTYLAKIVANQVEDALFYSIRGPELSAELVGRTERLLRGVFEKAQNNPPAIIFFDEIDSVAPRRDKTMDSGRRTVGQLLSLMDGIEDRGRVVVVGTTNLIEAIDPALRRPGRFGREIEFHRPSREGRREILDIHKPDIEFANTVSLDNLVEKTEGWTGAHIESLFGEIGEILLKEERDREGTPTIHRMDVERAYERVQAQINNKEAQRRREQEAEEGAD, encoded by the coding sequence ATGGCGGATAACCGGGTGTTACAGGTGCTCGCTACAGAGGGCCAGCATCTATTGATTAACGACAACGGCGATATCATTCGAGTTGCTAACGATATTTCGCGGCAAGTAACTCCCGGCGACTTCGTCGAAGTGGCAAATCAATACGGGAGGGACCAAGCAAAAAGAGTTGCACGAGAGGACGATCCAGCCGGTCAACATGCAATTGTTGAGAGGAGCACTGGTGAGCATCTACTGGTGCAGACAGAGACAGGGAAACGAATTCTCTCGAAACCAGATGTAGATGTTTCACCTGGTGATGGCGTGCTGCTGACGGACCTTGGAGAGTTCTACAAGGTGTTTGAGGAGGATATCGTTGACCTTGGTAATGACGGAGAAAATCTGGGGCGCGAAGTGAACGATACTAATCCATCTGATCTTGACCCGGATAACGTCCCTAACAAGCAATATTCAGACTTCGGTGGGATGGACGAGGTTGTGGAGGAAGTGAAATACAAGGTAGAAGTCCCGCTCAAGGAACCAGAGCGGTTCGAAGATGTCGGAATGGATGCTCCGAAAGGCGTACTGTTCTACGGCCCGCCAGGAACCGGCAAAACATATCTGGCGAAAATAGTCGCCAACCAGGTAGAGGACGCGTTGTTTTACAGTATCCGGGGTCCAGAGCTGTCTGCCGAATTGGTTGGAAGGACGGAGCGGTTACTTCGCGGGGTATTCGAGAAGGCCCAGAACAACCCGCCAGCGATCATCTTCTTTGACGAGATTGATTCTGTAGCACCACGACGAGACAAGACGATGGATTCTGGCCGCAGAACCGTCGGTCAATTGCTATCGCTGATGGATGGCATTGAGGATCGCGGTCGGGTGGTAGTCGTCGGGACGACCAATTTGATAGAGGCAATTGATCCAGCACTCCGACGCCCTGGCCGGTTTGGACGCGAGATCGAATTCCATCGCCCATCACGTGAAGGCAGGCGAGAAATTCTCGACATCCACAAACCGGATATTGAATTTGCTAATACCGTGTCACTTGATAACCTTGTGGAGAAGACGGAAGGATGGACGGGTGCTCATATTGAGTCATTGTTCGGGGAGATTGGGGAGATTCTCTTGAAGGAAGAACGGGACCGGGAGGGGACCCCGACGATTCATCGAATGGATGTCGAGCGTGCATATGAGAGAGTGCAGGCACAAATCAATAACAAGGAGGCGCAACGACGACGAGAGCAAGAAGCTGAGGAGGGTGCAGACTAA